Proteins encoded within one genomic window of Companilactobacillus sp.:
- a CDS encoding replication-associated recombination protein A, translated as MQKPLAYRMRPTNIDEVVGQQHLVGKDKIIRRMVQAKMLSSMILYGPPGIGKTSIASAIAGSTKYAFRMLNAATDSKKDLQIVAEEAKMSGTVVLLLDEIHRLDKTKQDFLLPLLESGSIILIGATTENPYINISPAIRSRVQIFELKPLEPADLKIAVERALHDKEKGLGKYDVKIDDNAMDLLVSSTNGDLRSILNGLELSVLSTEPEENGQIHITLKVIEESVQKKAISADKNGDSHYDVISAFQKSIRGSDPDAALLYLARLLEAGELTTAIRRLIVCAYEDVGLANPQACSRAVQAAQVAQMVGLPEARIPLADAVIDLCLCPKSDTGIVAIDAALDDVRSGKATSIPDDLKDAHYKGAAKLGHGVGYKYPHNYPNDWVEQQYLPNNLVNRTYYQPKTTGKYEQALKMRLEQINGLKKNTKRS; from the coding sequence ATGCAAAAGCCACTAGCGTATCGTATGAGGCCGACCAATATCGATGAAGTCGTCGGCCAACAACATTTAGTGGGCAAAGATAAGATCATTCGGCGAATGGTTCAAGCTAAAATGCTCAGTTCAATGATCCTGTATGGTCCTCCAGGGATTGGTAAAACTAGTATTGCTAGTGCGATTGCTGGATCAACTAAATACGCATTTCGCATGCTAAATGCTGCCACCGACAGTAAAAAAGATCTGCAGATTGTGGCTGAAGAAGCTAAAATGAGCGGAACTGTCGTTTTACTGCTTGATGAAATCCATCGGCTCGATAAAACCAAACAAGATTTCTTGTTGCCACTGCTTGAAAGTGGCTCGATCATTTTAATTGGTGCCACGACTGAGAATCCATATATCAATATCAGCCCTGCTATCCGTTCCAGAGTGCAAATTTTTGAATTAAAGCCTCTTGAACCTGCCGATTTAAAAATTGCGGTTGAACGTGCCTTGCATGATAAAGAAAAAGGTCTAGGCAAGTACGATGTTAAAATTGATGACAACGCCATGGATTTATTAGTCAGTTCTACTAATGGCGACTTGAGAAGTATTTTAAATGGCCTGGAACTATCAGTTCTCTCAACCGAACCAGAAGAAAATGGCCAAATCCATATCACCTTGAAGGTAATCGAAGAATCTGTCCAGAAAAAAGCTATTTCTGCGGATAAAAATGGTGACAGCCATTACGATGTGATCTCGGCTTTTCAAAAATCCATTCGTGGAAGTGATCCTGACGCTGCCCTGTTATACTTAGCCAGGCTCTTGGAGGCCGGAGAACTCACAACAGCAATTAGGAGACTAATCGTCTGTGCATATGAAGATGTTGGTCTAGCGAACCCTCAGGCCTGTTCTCGAGCAGTTCAAGCCGCTCAGGTGGCTCAAATGGTCGGATTGCCTGAAGCAAGAATTCCATTAGCCGATGCGGTGATCGATTTATGCTTGTGCCCAAAGTCTGACACTGGTATTGTCGCAATTGATGCTGCATTAGATGATGTTCGTTCTGGTAAAGCTACCTCGATACCGGATGACTTAAAAGATGCTCATTACAAGGGTGCTGCTAAATTGGGGCATGGTGTGGGCTACAAGTATCCTCACAATTACCCAAATGATTGGGTCGAACAACAGTATCTACCAAACAACTTAGTCAATCGCACATATTACCAACCTAAGACTACTGGTAAATATGAACAAGCCCTCAAGATGCGTTTAGAACAAATTAACGGTCTTAAGAAAAATACGAAACGGAGCTAA
- a CDS encoding universal stress protein: MLQQYKNILVPIDGSFESELAFKKAVEVAKRNDASVHLVHVIDTRAFQNVSSFDSTMVEQITEKAKETVKGYVKTAKEGGLENIDYSIEYGAPKAIIATEFPKKLNVDLIMIGATGLNAMERLLIGSVTEYVTRTAACDVLVVRTDLDNKSIKKPKEN, from the coding sequence ATGTTACAACAATATAAAAACATTCTTGTGCCTATCGATGGTTCTTTTGAATCTGAATTAGCTTTCAAAAAAGCCGTAGAAGTTGCTAAGAGAAACGATGCCAGCGTTCATCTGGTACACGTTATCGATACACGTGCATTCCAAAACGTTTCAAGCTTTGATTCAACAATGGTAGAACAAATTACTGAAAAGGCTAAAGAAACCGTTAAAGGCTATGTCAAAACTGCTAAAGAAGGCGGTTTGGAAAACATTGACTACAGCATTGAATACGGTGCCCCTAAGGCAATTATTGCTACAGAGTTTCCAAAGAAATTAAACGTTGATTTGATCATGATCGGTGCTACTGGTTTAAATGCCATGGAAAGATTGCTCATTGGTTCAGTTACAGAATACGTAACAAGAACTGCTGCATGCGATGTTCTAGTAGTTAGAACTGACCTTGACAACAAGTCAATCAAGAAACCTAAAGAAAACTAG
- a CDS encoding helix-turn-helix domain-containing protein codes for MKILGEKIRHYRKLRGISQSELADGICTQATVSLIEKKDKIPSMEILVRICERLGITMNLVIVNDDSQIYSIISEIKKLFYQDDYDGIVAKLDKLKDININNKQEIKLIHFFSGLVEYEVEKNYDKAIFDFNRAMNVNIVSVDMYDILINIYTAKAYVNKGSDDEAKVYYDQSKELIKSSVEKINDENYRDSILIYANMAELALELGDNESVIEYANEGIYIARKEQSLFKLDSMYCYMAEAGTKDGQKSDEDYIKAYVISSISDNKNVFDTLKSKISKMSLNIFNN; via the coding sequence ATGAAAATCTTGGGTGAAAAGATTCGTCATTACAGAAAATTAAGAGGTATTTCACAGTCAGAATTGGCTGATGGTATCTGTACACAGGCAACCGTAAGTCTGATCGAAAAAAAGGATAAGATTCCTAGCATGGAGATCTTGGTTCGTATTTGTGAAAGACTGGGTATCACAATGAACCTCGTAATCGTAAATGACGATAGTCAAATTTATTCAATTATTAGCGAAATCAAGAAGTTGTTTTATCAAGATGACTACGATGGTATCGTTGCAAAATTGGATAAATTAAAAGATATTAATATTAACAATAAACAAGAAATTAAATTAATTCACTTCTTCAGCGGTCTCGTTGAATATGAAGTGGAAAAGAATTATGACAAAGCAATCTTTGACTTCAACCGTGCTATGAACGTCAATATTGTGAGCGTTGATATGTATGATATTTTAATTAATATTTATACAGCCAAGGCTTATGTCAACAAGGGTTCTGACGATGAAGCTAAAGTTTACTATGATCAATCTAAAGAACTTATCAAATCTAGCGTTGAAAAAATCAACGATGAAAATTACCGTGACAGCATTTTAATTTATGCTAACATGGCTGAATTAGCACTTGAATTAGGTGATAACGAAAGTGTCATCGAATATGCTAACGAAGGAATTTACATTGCTAGAAAAGAACAATCATTGTTCAAACTTGATTCAATGTATTGCTACATGGCTGAAGCCGGTACTAAAGATGGTCAAAAGAGTGATGAAGATTACATCAAAGCTTATGTCATCTCAAGTATTAGCGACAACAAGAATGTCTTTGATACATTGAAATCAAAGATCAGCAAGATGAGTTTAAATATTTTCAATAACTAG
- a CDS encoding glycine cleavage system protein H, with protein MAKKEYLWVKDIADSKRVGLTKEGQEALGKVKFVDLPMIGKEISKGDSTGSVEAQKAVVELQSPVAGKIVTVNDKLNDDPELLNGSESDAWLFEVNE; from the coding sequence ATGGCAAAAAAAGAATATTTATGGGTAAAAGACATTGCTGATTCAAAGCGTGTCGGTTTAACTAAAGAAGGTCAAGAAGCTTTAGGTAAAGTTAAATTTGTCGATTTACCAATGATTGGTAAAGAAATCAGTAAAGGTGACTCAACTGGTTCTGTTGAGGCTCAAAAGGCTGTGGTTGAATTACAATCACCAGTCGCAGGTAAAATTGTTACTGTGAATGATAAATTGAACGACGATCCAGAACTATTGAATGGTTCTGAATCTGACGCTTGGCTTTTCGAAGTTAACGAATAG
- a CDS encoding FtsW/RodA/SpoVE family cell cycle protein — MQMRNNNKENELESRIDYGIIFSVMMLAIIGLMSIYVATIHDSQNPLKNVITQVIWYVIGAIIVAVVMQFDAEQLWQIANYAYYAGLALLLLVLIFYSRSYAQTTGAKSWFALGPLTFQPSEVMKPAYILMLGKVITMHNSEYHVHTIRTDFILLGKLLLWTAPIMVLLKLQNDFGTLLVFVAILGGMVLVSGIDWRIIGTVFGVVAIVGGIALTLAATDWGRPILMHLGFKSYQFNRIDSWLNPSQDTTENGYQIWQNMKAIGSGQLFGKGFNVSNVYVPVRESDMIFSVIAENFGFIGSCVLILLYFLLIYQMVQITFDTKNEFYAYVSTGVIMMILFHVFENIGMSVGLLPLTGIPLPFISQGGSALLGNMIGIGLVMSMRFHHKSYMFENGSFKQR; from the coding sequence ATGCAAATGAGGAATAATAATAAAGAAAATGAACTAGAATCACGGATTGATTATGGTATTATTTTTTCAGTTATGATGCTTGCAATTATTGGTCTGATGTCGATTTACGTCGCGACCATTCATGATTCGCAGAATCCACTGAAGAATGTCATTACTCAAGTAATTTGGTACGTGATTGGCGCAATCATTGTTGCGGTGGTAATGCAATTTGATGCAGAGCAATTGTGGCAGATAGCTAATTACGCGTACTACGCAGGGCTAGCGCTATTGCTGTTAGTCCTGATTTTCTATAGTCGATCTTATGCCCAGACGACTGGTGCTAAGAGTTGGTTTGCACTTGGACCATTAACTTTCCAGCCGTCTGAAGTTATGAAACCCGCGTATATCTTAATGCTGGGTAAAGTAATTACCATGCATAACAGCGAGTATCATGTCCATACGATCAGAACTGACTTTATCTTGCTAGGTAAATTACTTCTATGGACAGCTCCAATTATGGTTTTGTTAAAACTACAAAATGATTTTGGTACATTGCTGGTTTTCGTTGCGATTTTAGGCGGAATGGTTCTAGTTTCAGGAATTGATTGGCGTATCATTGGAACCGTCTTTGGAGTCGTTGCAATTGTTGGTGGTATTGCGTTAACTCTTGCTGCGACTGATTGGGGACGTCCAATTCTAATGCACTTAGGTTTTAAATCATATCAATTTAACCGTATTGATAGTTGGTTGAATCCTTCTCAGGATACGACTGAAAACGGCTATCAGATATGGCAAAATATGAAGGCGATTGGTTCAGGTCAACTTTTTGGAAAAGGTTTTAATGTTTCCAATGTCTATGTGCCAGTTCGTGAATCAGATATGATTTTCTCAGTTATTGCTGAGAACTTCGGATTCATCGGTTCATGTGTATTGATTCTCTTGTACTTCTTGTTGATCTACCAAATGGTACAAATCACATTTGATACGAAGAACGAATTTTACGCATATGTTTCGACTGGTGTAATTATGATGATCTTGTTCCACGTCTTTGAAAACATTGGTATGAGTGTTGGACTCTTGCCGCTAACGGGTATTCCGTTACCGTTTATATCTCAAGGTGGTTCTGCGTTACTTGGGAATATGATTGGTATCGGGTTAGTCATGTCGATGAGATTCCATCACAAGAGTTACATGTTCGAAAATGGATCGTTTAAACAGAGATAG
- a CDS encoding DUF2969 domain-containing protein: MARKNKSIEVNLKDISSDPETYELWDGKKYIGTIRKEGDRYLSFVESNDTPFKSVKLDDAINELLMQYNLHNH; this comes from the coding sequence ATGGCAAGAAAGAATAAATCCATTGAAGTTAATTTAAAAGATATAAGTAGTGATCCCGAAACTTATGAACTTTGGGATGGCAAAAAATATATCGGTACAATTCGTAAAGAGGGCGACCGTTATTTGTCATTTGTCGAAAGTAACGACACACCATTTAAGTCTGTAAAATTGGATGATGCAATAAACGAATTGTTAATGCAATATAATCTACATAATCATTAA
- the yidD gene encoding membrane protein insertion efficiency factor YidD yields MLKKLLIGIVRIYQKFISPVLPPSCRYYPTCSSYFITAVQKHGAILGTIMGTARILRCNPFVRGGVDPVPDNFTIFRNPHPEAYEDEIIAKKFHSKE; encoded by the coding sequence ATGTTAAAAAAACTTTTGATTGGTATAGTGAGAATATACCAGAAATTTATTTCACCCGTGCTACCACCCAGTTGTAGATATTACCCAACTTGTTCAAGTTATTTTATTACGGCTGTGCAGAAACACGGTGCAATTTTAGGGACGATCATGGGGACTGCAAGAATTCTTCGGTGCAATCCCTTTGTTCGTGGTGGAGTGGATCCAGTTCCTGATAATTTCACGATTTTTAGGAACCCACATCCTGAAGCCTACGAAGACGAAATCATTGCAAAAAAATTTCATAGTAAAGAATAG
- a CDS encoding DNA-directed RNA polymerase subunit beta yields MKRDFGKEYRRDIFKKIGWVILFMIIFFVLGMLIGSGLGGSNPLAVLWPGTWIHMFDFLR; encoded by the coding sequence ATGAAACGAGACTTTGGAAAAGAATATCGGCGCGACATATTTAAAAAGATTGGCTGGGTTATCTTATTCATGATCATCTTTTTCGTTTTAGGTATGTTGATCGGTTCAGGCTTAGGTGGATCTAATCCATTAGCAGTCTTATGGCCAGGAACTTGGATTCATATGTTCGACTTTCTGAGATAA
- a CDS encoding rod shape-determining protein, translated as MAKYLGIDLGTANVLIDVKGEGIVLNEPSIVAINSKTNDVVAVGKDAYQMVGRTPANITAIRPLKDGVIADFNITEKMLQYFIDKLNVKSFFSKPVIMICAPTNVTPVEQKSIIEAAEQAGGGKVYLQLEPKVAAVGAGLDIFKPQGNMVIDIGGGTSDIAVLSMGDVVTSRSLRFAGDKMTTAIQTYVKAAHNLIIGERTAEAIKMEIGSAEGGNESTTFSASGIDIVSGLPKEITLNEKEIEDALRDGINQIIESAKSVLEETPPELSADIIDRGIMLTGGGALLKNLDKLLSQELEVPVLMTDRPLDSVALGTGILLENIEKHKKY; from the coding sequence ATGGCGAAATATCTTGGAATTGATTTAGGAACTGCGAATGTATTAATTGATGTCAAAGGCGAGGGTATTGTTCTAAACGAACCATCGATTGTTGCAATCAACTCGAAAACAAACGATGTGGTTGCTGTTGGTAAAGATGCTTACCAAATGGTTGGTAGAACACCAGCTAACATCACTGCCATTCGACCACTTAAAGATGGTGTGATTGCTGACTTTAACATCACTGAAAAAATGCTTCAATACTTTATCGATAAATTGAACGTTAAGAGCTTTTTCTCAAAGCCTGTAATTATGATCTGTGCGCCTACAAACGTAACTCCAGTGGAACAAAAGTCCATTATTGAGGCTGCGGAACAAGCAGGTGGGGGGAAAGTTTATCTTCAACTTGAACCTAAAGTAGCTGCTGTTGGTGCAGGATTGGACATTTTCAAACCACAAGGGAATATGGTAATTGATATCGGTGGTGGTACTAGTGATATCGCTGTTTTATCAATGGGCGATGTTGTTACTAGCCGCTCTTTAAGATTTGCCGGCGATAAAATGACTACTGCTATTCAAACGTACGTTAAGGCCGCTCATAACTTGATTATTGGTGAACGTACTGCTGAAGCAATCAAGATGGAAATTGGTTCTGCTGAGGGCGGAAACGAAAGTACAACATTTTCTGCTAGTGGTATTGATATCGTTTCTGGCTTGCCAAAAGAAATCACGCTCAACGAAAAAGAAATCGAGGATGCTTTGCGTGATGGTATCAATCAGATCATTGAATCTGCTAAGAGCGTTTTAGAGGAAACTCCTCCAGAATTATCTGCAGATATTATTGATCGTGGTATCATGCTCACTGGTGGTGGCGCCTTGTTGAAGAACTTGGATAAATTACTATCGCAAGAGCTTGAGGTCCCAGTTTTGATGACTGACAGACCACTAGATTCAGTGGCCTTGGGTACAGGAATACTACTTGAGAATATTGAAAAACATAAGAAATATTAA
- the murA gene encoding UDP-N-acetylglucosamine 1-carboxyvinyltransferase — MQQIIVDGPSRLKGTVKIEGAKNAVLPILASTLLASEGKTYLSNIPPLSDVTTMCKVLGALDAKVDFDQDTETIVVDSAAGISTTAPEDLVDKMRASIVVLGPILARKKEAHVAMPGGCAIGSRPIDLHLKGLEAMGAKFSQNGGFIDAVTDGLHGANIYLDFPSVGATQNIMMAATLAEGETVIDNVAREPEIVDLANVLSKMGANISGAGTNTIRIKGVKEMHGCEHAIMQDRIEAGTFMVAAAVTNGDIMIKDALVAHNKPLISKLTEMGVQIIDSDEGIRVIGTDDLKAVDVKTLPHPGFPTDMQAQMTLAQLLSNGTTVMTETVFENRFMHFPELGKMHADYKIEGNSAIMFGPAQLTGANVSATDLRAAAALVLAGIVAEGETRVSNLQYLDRGYYNFTEKLQNLGANIRRVSIDQNGRESLVFKTVSSADKLA, encoded by the coding sequence TTGCAACAAATAATCGTAGACGGGCCTTCACGCCTTAAAGGAACTGTAAAGATCGAAGGTGCCAAAAATGCCGTACTGCCGATTCTTGCATCGACATTGTTAGCTTCGGAAGGAAAGACGTATTTAAGTAATATTCCTCCTTTATCTGACGTCACAACGATGTGCAAAGTTTTGGGAGCATTGGATGCCAAAGTAGATTTTGATCAAGATACTGAAACAATCGTCGTAGACTCAGCTGCCGGTATTTCAACGACTGCTCCTGAGGACTTAGTTGATAAAATGCGTGCTTCAATTGTTGTTTTAGGACCTATTTTAGCTCGTAAAAAGGAAGCACATGTTGCCATGCCCGGTGGCTGTGCAATTGGCTCACGTCCTATTGATTTGCATTTAAAGGGACTCGAAGCAATGGGTGCCAAATTCTCACAAAACGGCGGCTTCATCGATGCTGTAACTGATGGATTACATGGTGCAAACATTTATTTGGACTTTCCAAGTGTTGGAGCAACTCAAAATATCATGATGGCGGCAACTCTTGCTGAAGGCGAGACGGTCATCGATAACGTTGCCCGTGAACCAGAAATTGTTGACCTTGCTAACGTATTAAGTAAAATGGGTGCAAATATTTCTGGTGCAGGTACCAATACAATCCGCATTAAAGGTGTTAAAGAAATGCATGGCTGTGAACATGCAATCATGCAAGATCGTATTGAAGCTGGAACATTCATGGTTGCGGCTGCAGTTACAAACGGCGATATCATGATTAAAGATGCTTTAGTAGCACACAACAAACCATTAATTTCAAAATTAACTGAAATGGGTGTTCAAATCATTGATTCTGACGAAGGGATTCGTGTGATTGGTACAGATGATTTGAAGGCAGTTGATGTTAAAACATTGCCACATCCAGGATTTCCAACTGATATGCAAGCTCAAATGACATTGGCTCAACTTTTGAGTAATGGTACAACGGTCATGACTGAGACTGTCTTTGAAAATCGTTTTATGCATTTTCCAGAACTTGGTAAGATGCATGCCGATTACAAGATCGAAGGTAATTCAGCCATAATGTTTGGGCCAGCACAATTAACAGGTGCTAATGTTTCTGCGACTGATCTTCGAGCTGCTGCAGCTCTTGTTTTAGCTGGAATCGTTGCCGAGGGTGAAACACGTGTTTCAAACTTGCAATATTTAGATCGAGGCTATTACAATTTCACTGAAAAGCTCCAAAACTTAGGAGCAAATATCAGACGTGTCTCAATAGATCAGAACGGAAGAGAGAGTTTAGTCTTCAAAACTGTTTCTAGTGCCGATAAACTTGCTTAG
- a CDS encoding DUF1146 family protein — translation MMHSLGITAIITIVSHLFFIWLSYNALQAVDWRKIYDKNNTRMLQLLVALISIALGYTVSSFFLSIINVSQNLTLLM, via the coding sequence ATGATGCACAGTTTAGGAATTACCGCAATAATTACCATCGTGAGTCACTTATTTTTTATTTGGCTTAGTTATAATGCACTTCAAGCAGTTGATTGGCGAAAGATTTATGACAAAAATAACACAAGAATGTTACAATTACTCGTAGCGCTAATTTCAATTGCACTGGGTTATACAGTGAGCTCATTTTTCTTGAGCATCATAAATGTATCGCAAAACCTAACATTACTAATGTAA
- a CDS encoding F0F1 ATP synthase subunit epsilon — MADQEQPMTVNIVTPDGVVYNHHAEVIVASAIDGDIGIMRGHEPIIAPLKIAEVRVKRVDNPNHEDCIAVNGGFLEFSNDLVSIVANSAERARDIDLRRAKYQKEQAEQTIQTARDGNNVDDLDRAEVSLRKAINRINVSEHK, encoded by the coding sequence ATGGCTGATCAAGAACAACCAATGACGGTCAATATTGTTACTCCTGATGGTGTCGTTTATAATCATCACGCTGAAGTCATCGTTGCAAGTGCTATTGATGGTGATATTGGTATCATGCGTGGACATGAACCAATAATTGCGCCACTCAAAATCGCTGAAGTTCGTGTTAAACGAGTAGACAATCCTAATCATGAGGATTGTATTGCGGTTAACGGTGGTTTCCTGGAGTTCAGCAATGATCTTGTTTCAATTGTTGCAAATTCTGCTGAAAGAGCCCGCGACATTGACTTAAGACGTGCCAAATATCAAAAAGAGCAAGCTGAACAAACTATTCAAACTGCTCGTGATGGTAATAATGTTGATGATTTGGACCGTGCTGAAGTTTCATTGCGGAAAGCTATTAACAGAATTAACGTTAGTGAACACAAATAA
- the atpD gene encoding F0F1 ATP synthase subunit beta, translated as MSSKGTVIQVIGPVVDVEFPLDGDLPELNDALKITKSDGSVITVEVALELGDGALRAISMGSTDGLQRGAEVINTGSPITVPVGKETLGRVFNVLGESIDGGEKFPADFRRDSIHRNAPAYDELNTSTEILETGIKVIDLLEPYVRGGKVGLFGGAGVGKTVLIQELIHNIAEEHGGISVFTGVGERTREGNDLYYEMKESGVLKKTAMVYGQMNESPGARMRVALTGLTIAEYFRDVEGQDVLLFIDNIFRFTQAGSEVSALLGRMPSAVGYQPTLATEMGQLQERITSTQKGSITSIQAVYVPADDYTDPAPATTFAHLDATTNLERSLTEMGIYPAVDPLASSSSALDPAIVGKEHYEVATQVQQVLQRYRELQDIISILGMDELSDEEKTVVARARRIQFFLSQNFSVAEQFTGLPGSYVPVEETVKDFKSILEGKYDDVPEDAFNGVGGISDVLDKAKKMGWKPADEQDDNSTQAVAN; from the coding sequence ATGAGTAGCAAAGGTACAGTTATTCAAGTTATTGGTCCCGTTGTTGATGTGGAGTTTCCTTTAGATGGAGATCTTCCAGAATTAAATGATGCTCTTAAGATTACTAAGAGCGATGGATCAGTAATCACCGTTGAAGTTGCATTGGAACTTGGTGATGGCGCCTTGCGTGCTATTTCTATGGGTTCAACTGATGGACTTCAAAGAGGTGCTGAAGTTATTAATACAGGAAGTCCTATCACGGTTCCTGTTGGTAAAGAAACCCTAGGACGTGTGTTTAACGTTTTAGGTGAATCTATTGATGGCGGAGAGAAATTCCCTGCTGACTTTAGACGTGATAGTATTCACCGTAATGCTCCTGCATACGATGAATTAAATACATCTACAGAGATCCTGGAAACAGGTATTAAAGTTATTGACCTTCTCGAACCATACGTTCGTGGTGGTAAAGTTGGTTTGTTCGGTGGTGCCGGTGTTGGTAAAACCGTTCTTATTCAAGAGTTAATTCACAATATCGCCGAAGAACACGGTGGTATCTCAGTATTTACTGGTGTTGGTGAAAGAACTCGTGAAGGTAATGACTTGTATTATGAAATGAAAGAATCAGGTGTTTTGAAAAAGACTGCCATGGTTTATGGCCAAATGAATGAGTCACCTGGTGCTCGTATGCGTGTTGCCTTAACAGGTTTGACAATTGCTGAGTACTTCCGTGATGTTGAAGGACAAGACGTTCTATTGTTCATTGATAACATCTTTAGATTTACACAGGCTGGTTCTGAAGTTTCTGCTTTGCTTGGACGTATGCCATCAGCCGTTGGTTATCAACCAACATTGGCTACAGAAATGGGTCAATTGCAAGAAAGAATCACTTCAACTCAGAAGGGTTCAATCACTTCAATTCAAGCCGTTTATGTTCCTGCTGATGATTATACTGACCCTGCTCCAGCTACAACTTTCGCTCACTTGGATGCAACAACCAACTTGGAACGTAGTTTAACTGAAATGGGTATTTATCCAGCTGTTGATCCACTAGCATCATCATCTTCTGCTCTTGACCCAGCAATTGTTGGTAAAGAACATTATGAAGTTGCTACACAAGTTCAACAAGTATTGCAAAGATATCGTGAATTACAAGATATCATTTCTATCTTGGGTATGGACGAATTGTCTGATGAAGAAAAGACAGTCGTTGCTCGTGCAAGACGTATCCAATTCTTCTTATCACAAAACTTCTCAGTTGCTGAACAATTTACTGGTCTTCCAGGTTCATACGTTCCTGTTGAAGAAACAGTTAAAGACTTCAAGTCAATCTTGGAAGGTAAATACGATGATGTTCCTGAAGATGCTTTCAACGGTGTCGGTGGAATTTCTGACGTATTGGACAAAGCTAAGAAGATGGGCTGGAAACCAGCTGATGAACAAGACGATAACTCAACTCAAGCAGTTGCAAACTAA
- a CDS encoding F0F1 ATP synthase subunit gamma, whose amino-acid sequence MAESLMDIKRRITSTQKTGQITRAMQMVSGAKLSRIEKQSVAYQLYAKKVGDIVRHLTLGNVFKNVPSCSNAADPLSVNNILQVRDVKKTAYIVLTSDRGLVGGYNSNILKAMMDIFRTKHNNDKSKFTIISLGNTGTEFFKARGYDIAYEYRGLPDIPTVEDITPIVKSILQLYQAGTFDEIYLDHNHHVNSLVSRFTNEKLLPLDKPDDVTAEEENIASEYITDPDPETVLSAIVPQYIESLMFGAMMDAKTAEHAASVTAMKSATDNADDLISSLSLHYNRARQAQITTEITEIVGGAAALE is encoded by the coding sequence ATGGCTGAGTCCCTAATGGACATTAAAAGAAGAATCACTTCTACTCAAAAAACCGGTCAAATCACAAGAGCCATGCAAATGGTTTCTGGTGCCAAACTCTCACGTATTGAAAAACAATCTGTAGCTTATCAACTTTATGCTAAGAAAGTTGGAGATATTGTTCGTCACTTGACGCTAGGGAATGTTTTTAAAAATGTTCCATCTTGTAGCAATGCTGCCGATCCATTAAGTGTCAATAATATTCTTCAAGTTCGTGATGTTAAAAAGACTGCTTACATCGTATTAACTAGTGATCGTGGTTTAGTTGGCGGATACAATAGTAATATTTTAAAAGCTATGATGGATATCTTCCGTACTAAACATAACAATGATAAAAGTAAATTTACGATTATCTCATTAGGTAATACCGGAACAGAATTTTTTAAAGCTCGTGGTTACGACATTGCATACGAATATCGTGGCTTGCCAGATATTCCAACTGTCGAAGATATTACTCCGATTGTTAAATCGATCCTCCAGTTATATCAAGCAGGTACATTTGATGAAATATACCTTGACCACAACCATCACGTTAACTCGTTGGTATCTAGATTCACTAATGAAAAATTATTGCCTCTAGATAAACCTGACGACGTTACGGCAGAAGAAGAAAATATTGCCAGTGAATATATTACTGATCCAGATCCTGAAACAGTACTTTCAGCGATCGTTCCGCAATATATTGAATCATTGATGTTTGGAGCAATGATGGACGCTAAAACAGCAGAACATGCTGCTTCAGTTACAGCGATGAAGAGTGCTACCGATAATGCTGATGACTTAATTTCCAGCTTATCGCTTCACTATAATCGTGCACGTCAAGCTCAAATTACTACTGAGATCACAGAGATTGTTGGCGGTGCTGCGGCACTAGAATAG